The Streptomyces kanamyceticus DNA segment CTGCTTGAGCACCTGCTCGTCCTGCATGTCACCGGCGAGGATCAGGTCGGGCTTGGCGGCGACGACCTTGTCCATCACGGGCTGCAGCAGATTGCCGACGACGTCGATGTCCTTCACCTTGTCGGCGAGGTAGGCCGGGGGCTTGTCCAGGCCCTGGCCGTTGGTGATGCCGACCGGCTTCACGCCGAGCGCGAGGACGGCGTCCAGGTCCTCCTGCGTCAGCGTCACCACGCGCTTGGGGTGCGCGGGCACCTTCACGGCCTTGCCCGTGGCGTCCTTGATGGTCCGGGTGTCCGAGGAGCCGGAACCGGCCTTGCCCGACGAGTCGTTGTCGGAGCCGTCGTCCGAGCCGCAGCCGGTCAGGAGCAGCGCCGCCGCACCGAGCGCGGCGACCGACTGGGTCGCGCGTCGGGAGGCGATGGAGAAGGGGCGGCGGGGGACGGTCATCAACAGCTCCGGGGTCAAGTGGACATGATGAGATGGTCGTCAGCGACCATGCTTTTTCGCTAAGGTTAGCCTTACCTTAGGCCAATCCCGCAAGGGCCTCGGGCCAACGTCGCAAGGGCTGAGCCCCTCGAAGCCCCTCGAAGCCCCTCGAACACGGAAAGGCACGTCCCGTGGAACTCCGCGTCGAGCAGCTCACCGCCGGATACGGCGGCGGTCACACCGCCGTCGACGGAGTCGACCTCACCGTCGAATCCGGCCAGGTCGTCGCCATCGTCGGCCCCAACGGCTGCGGCAAGTCGACGCTCCTTCGCTGCATGGCGCGGCTCCACCAGCCCACGTCCGGGCGGGTGTTCGCGGGCGACGCCGACATCTGGCGGCTCAAGCAGCGCGAGACGGCGCACCGCGTCGCCCTGCTCCCGCAGTCGCCGCAGGCCCCCGAGGCGGTCACCGTCGCGGGGCTCGTACGGTACGGACGCCATCCCCACCAGGGGCTCTTCCGCCAGTGGTCCGCCGAGGACGAGGCCGCGGTGACGCGCGCCCTCGACGCCACCGGGACCGCGGGGCTCGCCGAGCGGCGCATCGACCAGCTGTCCGGCGGCCAGCGGCAGCGGTGCTGGCTCGCCATGGCCCTTGCGCAGGAGACCCCTGTCGTACTCCTCGACGAGCCGACCAGCGCGCTGGACATCGGGCATGCGGTGGAGGTGCTCGATCTCGTACGAGAGGTCGCCTCGGAGGGGCGGACGATCGTCATGGTCGTCCATGACCTGGCCGCGGCGGCGCGGTACGCGGATGTCGTCGTCGCCATGCTGGCGGGGCGCATCGTTGCCACGGGGGCGCCGCGGGCTGTCGTGGACGAGGATCTCGTGCGGAAGCTTTATGGCATTGAGGCGGAGATTCTTCGGTCGGCTTCGGATGGGGCGCCTGTGGTTGTTCCTGCGGTTCGGCCTCGGGCCGTCGTTAGCTGACCCTGTACCGCCGCTTCGCGGCGGATATTCCCCGCCCGCCCACCCGTTGCTCCGTACCGGCGCGTGGGCGTAGGGACCTTTGGCCTGTGGCCGCCGTCGGTTCGTGTGTTACCTTGCCATCAGTACGCGTGTTACGCCCTGTCGGGGCGCCCGTACTGACCTTCCGCTCCCCGCTTCGGGAGCGTCGCTTCATTTCCCCCGATCATCCGGGGTCTTCCTCAGGCCGCTTGTCCGGCCCTCGCTTCGCGCTCTCGACAGCGCGCGTTCCGCCCGTAGTACGGGGCGTGGTTCATGCCGCCCCGCCGGGCCCCTCATTCGCATGTCCGCGAAAGGACCCACATCATGACCGCCACAGCAACAGAACCAGTAACCACCACCCGTACCGCGACTCCCGTGTCCTGCACCGGAGTTCTCGACATCGCCCGCGACGGCCGCGGGTTTCTGCGGGGGCCGGGCTGCCTGCCCACCTCCGCCGACATCCAGGTGTCCGCCCCGCTCATCCGCCAGCTCGGTCTGCGCACCGGCGACGTGCTCGACGGTGAGCACGGGGCCAGGACCCGCACCCTCAGCGGGGTCCACCGGGTCAACGGCCGCGTGCCCGAAGCGCTCAGGGGGCGGCGGCGGTTCGGTGACCTCACCCCGCTGCACCCCCGCGAGCGGCTCCACCTGGAGACCGCGGGCGGGCCCGTCGCCGGGCGGCTCGTCGACCTCGTCGCCCCCGTCGGCAAGGGGCAGCGCGGCCTGATCGTCGCGCCGCCGAAGACCGGCAAGACCGTCCTCCTGCAGCAGATCGCCGCCGCCGTCGCCGAGAACCACCCCGAGGCCCACCTCATGGTGGTGCTGCTCGACGAACGCCCCGAGGAAGTCACCGACATGCGGCGCTCGGTCAGCGGCGAGGTGCTCGCATCGACCTTCGACCGGCCCGCCAAACAGCACATCGCCCTCGCCGAACTCGCCGTGGAGCGCGCCAAGCGCATGGTCGAGGACGGCCGCGACGTCGTCATGCTCTTCGACTCGCTGACGCGCCTGTGCCGGGCGTACAACAACGCGGCGTCCAGCGGCGGGCGCACACTCAGTGGTGGCGTCGACGCGGCCGCCATCCAGGGCCCCAAGAAGCTCTTCGGCGCGGCCCGGCTCGCCGAGGAGGGCGGCTCCCTGACGATGCTCGCGACCGTGCTCGTGGAGACCGGATCGCGCGCCGACGACTACTACTTCGAGGAGCTGAAGAGCACCGGCAACATGGAGCTCAGGCTCGACGCGGGCATCGCCGCGCGGCGCGTCTTCCCGGCCGTCGACGTCACGCCTTCGGGCACCCGGCGCGAGGAACTCCTCGTACCGGCCGACGAGTTGGCCGCCATGTGGGGGCTGCGGCGCGCCCTGCGCGGCAGGGACGGCCAGAGCAGCCTCGAGGCGCTGCTCGAACAGGTCAAGAAGACCCCCAGCAACGCCGCGTTCCTGCGGCAGGTGCGCCAGACCGTGCCGGGCGCCGTCGCGGGTCCCGGCGCTACGGCCGGGTGACGTGCACCCGGTAGTTCCCCTCGTCCGTCACGCCCGCGACCGTCACCCGTACCCCTGTCCTGCGGTCGGTGAAGGTCTCGCCGGGCCCGTAGGGGGCGTCGGAGAGTTCCGCGTGGACGTTGGGGCGGCGCGTGCAGCCGCCGCTGTCGCGCGTGGAGTCGACGACCGTGACCGGGCCGTGGCCCGTGTCGACGTCCGCGTCCACGCGGTAGATCAGGACGCCCGGCTTGCAGACCGCCTCGTCGTTGCCGCCCGGGGTGCGGACCTCGATGGCGTACCCCGTCTTCGCGCTCAGCGGGACGAAGGCGAGCTTGGTGCCGCCGGGGCCCGCGAGCGGCGACAGGACGTGCTCGGTGGTGCCGGGGTTGGCCGCGCAGCTGATCTGGTCGTCGTCGAGCCAGCCCAGCTTCCACTTGTGCCAGGCGAGCAGGTCGTTGTTGGCGCCCCAGTCCTCGCTCATGATGTCCCAGTGGCCCGCCGCCCCTCCGCCGTCCTGCGTGTAGAGGTCGGGCAGGCCGAAGACGTGGCCGTTCTCGTGCGGCAGCACCCGGTAGCCGGTCTCGCGGTAGCTGCCGGAGCCGTCGTCCTGGCGGCTGTAGACGAAGGACGCGTTGGCGACGGGCACGCCGTCCGCGACCGGCGCCTCGTGGTTGCCCGCGAAGGTCACCGAGAGGACCGTGTCGAGCGCGGAGGGGCCCGCGTTCGGGGTGATCAGGATGTTCACCAGGTCGTACGAGCGGAAGTCCACGTCCGGGTCGGCGGCCGCCACGATGTCCTCGACCAGCTCCCGGTAGCCCGGGTCGAAGGGGGCGCCGCGCTCTATGCCGTACTCGGCGAACGACTTGGGCATCCGCAGCCAGTGCGGGACCGGCGATTCGGGGCGGTAGTCGAGGCGCCCGTACGAACTGGCGCGGAACCAGTCGGAGGTCTGCGGGAAGAACTCGGCGAGGCGGTCCATCGCGCTGCCCTGACCGGGCGCGTCCGAGAAGTCGACCATGAGGTTCAGGGCCCGGACGGTGCCGGTGGAGCGCGCGTAGCCGGGCGGGGTCGGGACGCCCTCCGACATCTGCACACCCAGCGTCCCGCCGATCATGCACGGGCCGAGTGCGGTGCTGCGGGCCAGCGAGACGGGGCCCGCGGTGCTCGGTGATTCCTCCATCAGGCGGCCGGTGCTCGCCGACGTGGTGACCGTGAGGGCGAGCGCCGTCAGCGAGGCGAGGGCGATGCCGCGGCGGGCGGGGCGTATCCGCCGCCGGGTCGGCTGCTGCATGCGTGGGCCTTCCACTCCGCGGCAGCCGCCGGTCCTGGCTGCACCCTGTCCGATCACCCTGTGCCGGGGGGTGCGCGGGCGCTCGCTGAGTGGGACCGATCGTGGGTTTCTCGGCGAAAAGCGTGTGACTCAGGTCACATGGATTGAGGGCGGCGGCGGGAAATATCCGGGGACTCTCTCCCCGTTTAGAAGTGTGTTCGCGTGAAACGGGGAGTTCTTCTCCGCATCGCCGGGATCCGG contains these protein-coding regions:
- a CDS encoding ABC transporter ATP-binding protein, encoding MELRVEQLTAGYGGGHTAVDGVDLTVESGQVVAIVGPNGCGKSTLLRCMARLHQPTSGRVFAGDADIWRLKQRETAHRVALLPQSPQAPEAVTVAGLVRYGRHPHQGLFRQWSAEDEAAVTRALDATGTAGLAERRIDQLSGGQRQRCWLAMALAQETPVVLLDEPTSALDIGHAVEVLDLVREVASEGRTIVMVVHDLAAAARYADVVVAMLAGRIVATGAPRAVVDEDLVRKLYGIEAEILRSASDGAPVVVPAVRPRAVVS
- the rho gene encoding transcription termination factor Rho — its product is MTATATEPVTTTRTATPVSCTGVLDIARDGRGFLRGPGCLPTSADIQVSAPLIRQLGLRTGDVLDGEHGARTRTLSGVHRVNGRVPEALRGRRRFGDLTPLHPRERLHLETAGGPVAGRLVDLVAPVGKGQRGLIVAPPKTGKTVLLQQIAAAVAENHPEAHLMVVLLDERPEEVTDMRRSVSGEVLASTFDRPAKQHIALAELAVERAKRMVEDGRDVVMLFDSLTRLCRAYNNAASSGGRTLSGGVDAAAIQGPKKLFGAARLAEEGGSLTMLATVLVETGSRADDYYFEELKSTGNMELRLDAGIAARRVFPAVDVTPSGTRREELLVPADELAAMWGLRRALRGRDGQSSLEALLEQVKKTPSNAAFLRQVRQTVPGAVAGPGATAG
- a CDS encoding M6 family metalloprotease domain-containing protein produces the protein MQQPTRRRIRPARRGIALASLTALALTVTTSASTGRLMEESPSTAGPVSLARSTALGPCMIGGTLGVQMSEGVPTPPGYARSTGTVRALNLMVDFSDAPGQGSAMDRLAEFFPQTSDWFRASSYGRLDYRPESPVPHWLRMPKSFAEYGIERGAPFDPGYRELVEDIVAAADPDVDFRSYDLVNILITPNAGPSALDTVLSVTFAGNHEAPVADGVPVANASFVYSRQDDGSGSYRETGYRVLPHENGHVFGLPDLYTQDGGGAAGHWDIMSEDWGANNDLLAWHKWKLGWLDDDQISCAANPGTTEHVLSPLAGPGGTKLAFVPLSAKTGYAIEVRTPGGNDEAVCKPGVLIYRVDADVDTGHGPVTVVDSTRDSGGCTRRPNVHAELSDAPYGPGETFTDRRTGVRVTVAGVTDEGNYRVHVTRP